A region of the Amycolatopsis sp. cg13 genome:
GCACGATGCGGCGCAGCAGCCGGCGCAGCACGTAGCCGCGGCCGTCGTTGCCCGGAGTGACGCCGTCGCCGATCAGCAGCACGCCGGTGCGCGCGTGGTCGGCGATGACGCGGAAGCGCACGTCGTCGGCGTGGTTGGCGCCGTAGCGGCGGCCGGAGAACTCCTCGGCGCGGCCGATCACCGGGCGCACCAGGTCGGTCTCGTACACGTTCTCGACGCCCTGCAGGATCGTCGCGACGCGCTCGACGCCCATGCCGGTGTCGATGTTCTTCTTCGGCAGCTCGCCGATCGGCGGGTGGCCCAGCTTCGGGCTCTGGTCGCCGCGGACGTCCTGCATGAAGACGAGGTTCCAGATCTCGATGTAGCGGTCCTCGTCGGCGACCGGGCCGCCCTCACGGCCGTACGCCGGGCCGCGGTCGTAGTAGATCTCCGAGCAGGGCCCGCCGGGACCGGGCACGCCCATGTCCCAGTAGTTGTCCTTGCCGTCGCGGACCTGGATGCGCTCGCTGGGCAGGCCGGTGAGCTTGCGCCACAGCCCGGCCGCCTCGCTGTCCTTCTCGTAGACGGTCGCCCAGATCCGGTCCGGGTCGAGGCCGAAGCCGCCGTCGTCCTGGGACTTGGTGATCAGCTCCCAGGCGTTCTCGATCGCGCCTTCCTTGAAGTAGTCGCCGAACGAGAAGTTGCCCGCCATCTGGAAGAACGTGTTGTGCCGGGTGGTCTTGCCGACCTCGTCGATGTCCGGCGTGCGCACGCACTTCTGCACCGAGGTCGCGCGCGGATACGGCGGCGGGGCCTCGCCGAGGAAGTAGGGCTTGAACTGGACCATGCCCGCGTTGACGAACAGCAGGTTCGGGTCGTCGAGGATCAGCGGGGCGCTCGGCACGCGCGTGTGGCCCCGGCTTTCGAAATGGCGCAGGAAACGGTCGGTGATCTCGTGTGTGTCCACGGGTACGTCCTTGTGCTGAAGACCCGGCTTAGGCCGGGGAAGGAAACGGGGGTCGGAGGCGGCGGAAGGCGCGCGGAGATCAGCCCTCCGCCCGGCGAGCTCGCCGGGCGGGGCGACGTGCGGCGTGCCGGCCCGCGCCCGAAGGCGGCGTGACGGCGGCGGTCCGCTCCTCGACCATGTCGTGCAGCTCCTGTTCCCGTTCGTTCATCCCGGCGCGCACCTCGGCGCCGAACGAACCGACGGCGCCCGCGAGTTCCCGCACGGCGTCGCCCAAGTTCGATGCTAACCCGGCAGGCGTGGCCTGACGAGCGGTTTCGCTCGCCTTGCGGCTCAGCGCGACTCCCGCGACGACCCCGACCCCGAGCCAGAACAGCCGCTTCACTTCTTCCCCCGGCGGGCCGGGCGCTGCGCCTTCGCTTCCTGGCGCTTGCGGCGCGCGCGGATCGCCTTGCTGATCCCGTACGACAGCGCGGCGGTCTTCACCAGCGGGCCGCCGAGCGTCGCGGTGAACACCGACGAGAGCGCGGAAACGTTGCCGCTCACCGCCTGCGCGTTCGCGGTGATCCCGTCGACGCGCTCGAGCTGGGTGTTGACGTGCGTGATCGTCTCGTTGGCCCCGATCAGGATCGGGTCGCTGTTCTCGTGCGCCTTGCGGATCGCGATCGTCGCCTCGTCCAGCGTGCGGCCGAGCTTGAGCAGCGGGATCGCCAGCAGCAAGACCAGCAGTACGAAAGCTCCTGCGGCGATCAGCGCGGCGATCTGCCCTGCCGACACGGGCCCTCCTCGGGTGGTGCGGGGTCTTAGGTGGTGTGAGGTTACCGCCTGCGGAGCTTCTCGGCGGGGACCCCCCGCCGCAGTGGTCACCCAGCGCAGTCGCCGCTGCCGGAAAACAGTTCGCGAAGCCGGGCCCGGGCTGGTCTCCTCAGGTGATGGCCTCCTCGAACGGACGCGGTCCGCTCCCCCGCGTGCTCGCCGGACCCGGCGGGCGAGCCGCCGACGTGCTCACCGAGCTTCCCGGCGCGGACCTGACGACGCTGCAACTGGAAGTAGCCCGGCGGCGAGCCGCGAAACTGCGCGGACCGGATGTGTTGCGCCGCTACCGCGCGGACCGGTTCACCACGCCCGCGCCACTGCCTTTCGACGCGCTCCGCCGGGTCGAAGACGCCCTGCTTTCCGCTGCCCCGCCGGAATTCGACCGGGTCACGCTCTCCCCGGTGACCCCGCTCGGCACTCACTCCACAGTGGCCGGACTAGCCCAGCACCGCGTCGTCCCGACCGGCCGCGGCACGGAAGTCGCCGCGGACCCGACGAACGGTCTGGCGCTGGAAGCCGCCGTCCGCCGCACCGGTTCCTCGCCAGTACGACTCACCACCGTGCAACGCGTCGTCCGGGCCCAACCTCCGGGCCCTGGACTCTTCGCCCACTTCTCCCTGTTCGCCGCCGTCACCGCCGGTCGCGACCGCGGCAGCCTGGCCTTCGAACGCGAACATCTGGTGGAACACGCCCGATTCCTCACCACCGCGGTACGCGCCGCCGGTGCCCACGCCGCAGGCTTCCAAGTGACCACAATGGACAACCGCTTCGCTGACTTCGCCGCTTCAGTGCAAGACGCATTGCCGGACGTCGAGGTCTCTGACGCCTCAGACCGTGCCATCGGCCGCGATTACTACTTCGGCCTCTGCTTCACCGTCACCGCGGACTTCGGCACCGGCCCAGCCGAAGTAGGCGATGGCGGCTTCACCCCGTGGACCGCACGATTGCTGGGAAACGCGAAGGAACGCTTGCTCGTCTCCGGCATCGGCGTGGACCGAGTCGCGTCGCTGCTCAATGCCCCTTCTTGACGATCCCCTCGTACACCGCCGCCATGTCGTCCTCGCCATGCCCCGCTTCGACCGCACTCTCGAGATGCGCCAACGCGGCCGCCGCCCCGCCGACGTCGATCGCGTGGCCCGCGGCTTCCACCACGAGCCGCGCGTCCTTCGCCGCGAGCGAGGCCGGGAAGCTCGCCGGGTACTCGCCGGACAGCATCATCGGCCCCTTCGCCCGCGCGTAAGGAACGTCGAACCCAGTGCCGCTCATGACGTCGAAGAACAACTGCGGGTCCACCCCGAGCACACGGGCCAGGGCCAGGCTCTCGCCGGTGCCGTTGGTGAGCGCGAGAATCCAAGCGTTCATCACCAGCTTGAGCCGCGTCGCCGTGCCGGGTTCAGTGCCGAGCCAGCGAGTCTTCGAACCGATCGCGTCGAAGACCTCCGCAGCCCCGTCGTGCACGTTGTCCGGCCCAGCCGCGAGCACCTGCAGTTGCCCTTGCTCAGCGGGCCCCTTCGTCCCCATCACCGGACAATCCACGAACGGAACCCCAGCCGCGACGGACGCCTCCGCAAGCCGATCAGCCCACTCGACCCCGACGGTGCTGGTCTGCAACCAAATCGTCCCCGGCTCCAGCGAAAGCCCTCGAAACACCTCCGCGACCGCAGGCCCGTCCGCGAGCATGGTGACCAGAAAGTCGGCGCCCTTCACCGCTTCGCCAGGTGTCTCGACAACCGTGACGCCCTCCGCGGCAAGCGGCTCAGCCTTCGCGAGCGTGCGGTTCCAAGCGCGCACGCTCACCCCAGCGCGAGCAAGATTGGCGGCCATCGGACGGCCCATGATTCCGGTGCCGAGGAATGCGACTGTGGTCATCCGGCCATCGTGCCGCCAGCTACGCGGATCGGCAGGATCAGCGCCTCCGCACTGCCCCCCGTTGACTTGCCACGATCAGCGACCAACACGGCGAACCGGACCAATCCCGCCACCAGCCCGCTCCCCCCTGTCCGTGAGGGCCACCCTCAGGGAATCTGATTCCCTCAGGGTTCCCCTCACGACCCGTCGCAGGCCGTGACGGACCCCTTCACAGAATCAGATTCCCTCAATGAGCCCTTCACAGACCGCCCCGCCCCGCCGCGACGCGCCCCAATGCGGCATTGGGTGCGTCGCATGCACCCAATGCGGCATTCGGTGCGTCACATGCACCCAATGCCACATTGGGGCGCTAGCCCAAGCCCACCGCGAACCGCACCGGTGCACCCAACATTCGAGGCACCCAGCCCCTCCCCCGCACCCCGATACGAAGCCGCCCTGCGGTTCGGGGGTGCTTGTCAAGGCATCTTTCCCGCCTTGACAAGCACCCCCGAACCGTCAGCACACTGAGGCTTCGGGGTGCCCCACGCAACCAAGACGGCAATGTCGCCGCCAGGCGACGAGCCGATCACCCGCTCAACACCGAGCCACGAACCCGCTCAGCAACCAACTCCTCAAACCCAGGAAACTCCCCAGGCACCAAAGCCCGCACAACCCCAGCCCCAACTCCAGCCCCAGCCCCAGCCCCAGCCACACCAGCACGCAAAACCCGAACAGTCACCAGATCCGCCCCACCGTCATGCCAATGCCGAACCCCAGCCGGAACCGTCAACACATCCCCGGCCTCGCACAACACCGCGTGCACCTCACGCCCGGCATGCAGATACCAAACCGCGGCCCCCCGAACGAAAAACCGATCCTCGACAGCGTCCCCAAGACGCTCGACAAGCCCCGGCTCCCCAGCCGGAACATCCACCGAGCAACCCCCGCCGACGCGAGACTCAACCAACCCCCGATACCGAGCCAGCACGTCCCCCTCCGAGCTGCCTTCAACAACGGGGAACCGGGCAAACCCGGCCCCCACCCGCCCCAGCTCAGCGACGATCGCCCCAGTGTCCTCAGTCCGCAAAAGCACATGCCCAGGCTGATCGTCAGGCCACACGGTCAACAGCGTCATCGCCGCTCCCCTCTCCTTGAAGAGAAGCAACCGACGACGCACCCGAATGTTCCCGCCCGCAGCACCACCGGACAGAAAGTGGCACCCCTCACTCAGCGAGCCGCAAGCCTCAGACCTGCCGCTCGCCCCGAATAGTCCGCCGCAGCCGAGGCACCCGCTCCGCCAGCGTCCGCTCCCCGCCCCGCTGTGTGGGCTCGTAATAGTCCCGCCCCACCAGCTCGTCCGGCGGATACTGCTGCGCCAGCACCCCCTCCGGCACGTTGTGCGGATACCGGTACCCCTGCGCATTGCCCAGCTGCTTGGCCCCCGCGTAGTGCCCGTCCCGCAGATGCGGCGGCACAGTCCCGATCGCCCCCTTGCGAACGTCGCTCAACGCGGTGTCGATCGCAGTGACCACAGCATTCGACTTAGGCGCGGTAGCGAGATGGATCGTCGCCTGCGCCAACGCGAGCCGCCCCTCCGGCATCCCGATGAACTGCACCGCGTGCGCCGCCGCGACCGCCGCCTGCAACGCGGTCGGATCCGCCAGCCCGACATCCTCGCTCGCGTGCACCACCAACCGCCGCGCCAGGAACCGCGGGTCCTCCCCCGCCTCGATCATCCGCGCCAGGTAGTGCAACGCCGCGTCGACGTCCGACCCGCGGATCGACTTGATGAACGCACTGATCACGTCGTAGTGCTGATCGCCGTCACGGTCATATCGAACTGCCGCCTTGTCCACAGTGGACTCGACAACGGCCAGATCGATCGTCTTGTTCTCCGTGGCCGACGCCGCATCCGCGGCCGCCTCCAGCGCGGTCAGCGCACGCCGCGCGTCCCCGCCCGCAAGCCGCACGAGGTGCGCCCGGGCTTCGTCAGTGAGCGTGAGTTCGCCGCCGAGCCCACGCTCGTCGGTCAACGCGCGCTCCAGCACGGCGACGATGTCGTCGTCGGTGAGCGGCCGCAGCTGCAGCACCAAGGACCGCGACAACAACGGCGACACCACCGAGAACGACGGGTTTTCCGTGGTCGCAGCCACCAGCAGCACAGTCCGGTCTTCGACCGCGCCGAGCAGCGCGTCCTGCTGGGTCTTGGAGAACCGGTGCACCTCGTCGATGAACAGGACGGTGTTCTCGGTGTTGTACTGCCGGCGCCGCCGAGCCTCCTCGATGACGCCGCGCACCTCCTTGACGCCCGCCGACAGCGCGGACATCGCGACGAACCGGCGCCCGGTAGCGATGGACACCAGGTTCGCCAGCGTGGTCTTGCCGGTGCCGGGCGGGCCGTAGAGCAGCACGGACGCCGGAGCGGCCCCCTCGACCAAGCGGCGCAGCGGAGCCCCTTCCCGCAGCAGGTGCTGCTGACCGACCACCTCGTCGAGCGTGCGCGGCCGCATCCGGACCGCGAGCGGCGACGTCGCCGGGTCGGCCTGCGGTTCGACCGGGTTCGCTCCGGTGGGTTCGGGCGGCGGCCCCGCGTCGGGGTTCACCGTGAAGAGTTCGTCCTGTGCCACGCTGACGACGGTAACCGACCACCCCGACAATCCCGCTCGCCCGGCCCCGCAGCGCCGCCGGAGGGGCAGACTGGGGCGATGGTCTCCTCGGTCGCGGTGTTGTCCGATATCCACGGCGTGCTGCCCGCCCTCGACGCGGTCCTCGCCGAACCCGACGTCCAAGCTGCCGATCTCGTCGTCCTCTGCGGCGACCTGGCCGCAGGCCCACTGCCCCGGCAGACCCTGGACCGGCTGGTTTCGCTAGGCGACCACGCGGTGTGGGTGCGCGGCAACGCGGACCGCGAACTCGTCACGCTCGCGTCCGGCGGCCCCACGAAGATCCCGGACCCGATCGGCCCCTGGGCCGCGACCCAGCTACGGCCGGACCAGGTGGCGCTGCTGGCCGGATTGCCCTTGACGGTCACCCTGGAAATCGACGGCCTCGGCGAAGTGCTGTTCTGCCATGCCACTCCCCGCGACGACGAAGAAGTCGCGCTGGTAGACAGTCCGCTGTCGCGCTGGGCCGAAGTCCTGGACGGCGTCACAGCGGAAACGGTCGTATGCGGCCACACCCACATGCCGTTCCTGCGACTGGCCGACCGCTGCCGGATCGTGAACCCAGGCAGCGTCGGAATGCCTTACGGCACAACAGGTGCACACTGGGCGCGCCTAGGTCCCGGCGTCGAGTTGCGGCGCACCGCATATGACGCGGAGGCCGTGTGCCGCGATCTGGCGGAAACGTCGGAGTATCCCGGAATTCAGGACTGGAACGACTATTTCGTACGGAATCCAGCGTCAGATGCCGAGGCACTGCGAGTATTCAGCCCACGCGCTCGCGGAACGAGCGCCACATGATGACTGCGGCATAAGGCAGAAACTCGCGCCCACGCCGCCACAGCCACGGCACCCCCTTCGCGACGAGCCAGCCAAAGTGCCCGGCAGCACTTGGCTCCACTCCCCCGGAGCAAGTGAGACTCACCGGCTCCGGAATCGCGTAGCCCGCCGCTGCCGCCAGATCCGTGAAGCCCTGGGCGAGCAGACGGTGCCCCAGTTCAGACGGATGCAGGCGGTCAACGCTCCACACCGTGAGGTCGTAGGCACCAGGCAGGGCATCCAGGTCCAGGCAAGCTATGCCTTCAGTTTCCACCACCCGGTCGATCGCCTCGTTCAGTTCCGCTACGCGAGCGCTCAAGGCCCGCTTGAGCGAGGGCGGAAGCCGAAAAACCTTGCTGTGGTCGTGAAAACGCACCGGCAAGACGGTAGTTCCGACCGCGGTGAGCTCACGAACGATCGCAGTGAGGTCCGCCGCGATGTTGTCCGGGTTGAAGTCCGGGCGGAGCGTGTCGTTCATGCCCACGACGACCAGTGCTACGTCCGGCTTGTGAGCAAGCGCAAGGGGAAGTTGTTCGGTGCGTACGCAGGCCATCCTCGCGCCGGTAAAAGACGGATTCAGGTAGCCGGCTTCGTCGATGCCGAGGGCCTGCGCGACCAAGGGCCCCACTCCGCGCCAGCCACCGCGATGGGGAAGCGGATCGCCGAGCCCCACGGCGGTCGAATCGCCGAGGATCGCCAAACGTTCGGCTTGACGGAGGGACGGGGTTCGTTCCGGAACTGGTTCTCGGGCTGCGGCTGGGGTGACTCCGACGCTGATCACGGTCACGACCAAGACCATCCGGTATCGAAACTCACCGCTGGTGATGGGAAGGTAACGCGGTATGGACGGAGGTGGGAACTTCCGGTACCAGGCGAAGACGAGGTCTGATTTAGGGCATTTGAGCCCTCCCTAACAGCAGCCGCTCGCCACCCACCCAACAGCCACCGATGCACCCAACGATCGAGGCACCCAGCCCCTCCCCCGCACCCCGATATAAAGCGTCCCTGCGGTCTGGGGGTGCTTGTCAAGGCATCTTTCCAGCCTTGACAAGCACCCCCAGACCGTCAGCACAATCAAACTTCGGGGTGCCCCACGCAACCACCAAGCGATGTCGCCGCCAGGCGACGAGCCGAACCTCACCGAAACGCAGGATAAAACGCCAAATCAGCATGCGGCCCCAACCGAGCCCCCAACGCAGCAGCAACCCGCGTGGAGTGCTCGGCAACCTCAGTCAACCGCGAATACCCCGCATGCCGAGCCAACTCACGCCACCAAGTAACCAGCGCAGCCTCCCGGCTAACCGGAGTCGCATGCCGACTCAGATCAAGCCGAGGAAGCAAATCCCGAGTAACCTGCCACACCTGCAACATCTCACTGACAGTGAGCTGCCGAGCCAACTCGACGTCATCAGCAAACGACGGCCACACGTCGACGATCTCAGCCCGCCAAGCAGCGATCATCGCCTCGCTCATCCCCGCGGGCAGGGCCATCGCCCGAGGATCGGACACGAACGGCAACCGCAGACACGAAGCGTCTACCAGCGCAGTGCGAACCCGCCCCCGCTCGAAGTCCAAAAACCGAACCCCAGACCCCGTGACCAGGTTGTTCTCCGGAGCAAGCTCAACCGGACTGAACGCCCGAAAAGCAGCCGACCGAGCCTGAGCGACAGCCTCGGCAAGGCGCTCGCGCACCGCCTCGGGAACAGGCACATCGAGCAACTCGGACAACAGCTCTTCAACGTCGTCAACCAGACCCGACAGCCCGTCATTGTCGGTCCGCACCGGCCCGCCCAGCCGCCGCAGCAACGCATTGAAATCCGCTTCACGACTAGCAGTACTAGCGTGCAACCGCCCCAACGACCGAGCCCAAGACAGGAGAGCCCGCTCAGCCGCACGAGAGTCGCGAGCAGCCAGCTTGTCCTGCAAAGTAGGCGCGCGCCCGAGGTCCTCGATCACCAGCACCCGATGCCCGCCGTCGTGAGCCAGCAGCTCAGGACACATCCGCTCGTCCGGAGCCAACGCGGTGAACAGCTGGTAGCTCACAGCCTCCTGAGCGAACGGATCGACCCGACCGGCTTCCGGCGGATCCGGATAATGCTTGACCACCAACGTCCGCGGCAACGCGAACGAGGACGACACGACCCGCGCCCGGACGACTGTCGCCGGTCCGCTCCCGGAGAGGTGCTCCGGCGAAACCAGCGTGATCGCGCTCCCGAACCGGCGCGTGAGCACCGCCTCGCCCGCCGCGACGGCCGCGGCGACGGCGAGTTCCCCGGCTTCCGCCCGGACTCCGGCGTCGCCGGCGGAGGAGGTGTCGACTGTCATTGTCACCGACCCTACTCGTGACTGAGCAACCATGACCACAACGTTCCGGGCGCCGGGACGCGCCCGGATTCACCCACGGGAAAGCGGACGCAGCAATGCCGCGGAACGTTGCTTGCGTCGGCGAACTATCAGCACAATGGCCGCAGCAAGAACGATTCCGAAGAGGTTGACCAGCAGCTGCAGCACCGAAAAACCGGCCCGGTCCCACCGCCCCGCGACGGCCGCGACCATCGCGTAACCGGCCGCCGGAACGGTCGTCACCGAAATGAACACGCCGACCAGCGCGGCCGATTTCGCCGACGTCATCGCGAGCATTCCGGCCGCCCCGGCGAGCAATGCCACCACGAACGACGCGGGCCCGACCTGGTACACGAAATCGACCTGGTGGTTGTTGACGATCGCGTGCGGGTCGAAGAGCCCGGCCGTGCTGCCGAGCAGGACGCCGAGCAGCGTGATCGCCATGGAGACCGGGAATCCGAGCGCCAGCGCGACCCCGGCCCGGCGCACCAGGTCCCAGCGGCCCAGCACCACGCCGACCGCGATCGCGGCGAGCGGGCCGAACTCGGGCCCGACCACCATCGCGCCGACGATCGTGACCGACGAATCGGTGAGCACGCCGACCGCGGCGAGCAGGCACGCGATGGCGAGGAACGCCTGGAACGTGGCGTTCCACCGCGATTCCTCGCCGGTGCGGCCGAGCAGCTCCTGCCACACGACCGCGTCCGCGCCTTCGCCGGGAGCGGCTTCCTCGGCCGCGTCGGCGGCATCGGAAAGCGCCGTGTCCAGCGATTCCATGGTGATGCCGCCGCTGCGGTCGAGACCGAGCGTGCACAGTGCGTCGACGATGTCGTCGGCCGCTTCCCGCGCGATGTCCGCCTCGATGAGGTCGCCCTCGGGCGAGACGGACGCCCCGCGGTGCACGATCAGGTGCGCCGCGCCCGGATGGGTGCGCAGCAGCTCCAGCGTCTCGTCAGTGCGCTCCGGCGGGCAGATCGCCCTGAGGTGCAGCACTAGACCGCCCCGCCCTGCCAGCCGTTCTCGACGGACACGCCGCTACTTCTCCTGTGCGGCAGCCGATTTGTTCTGCGGGACAACCGGTTTCGCGTCGATCCCGGCTTCCTTGCGCTGCTGCGCGGTGATCGGCGCGGGCGCGGCGGTGAGCGGGTCGTAGCCGCCGCCGGTCTTCGGGAACGCGATCACGTCGCGCAGCGAGTCGGCCTTGGCCAGCAGCATGACGATGCGGTCCCAGCCGAACGCGATGCCGCCGTGCGGGGGCGCGCCGAACTGGAACGCTTCGAGCAGGAAGCCGAACTTCTCCTGTGCTTCCTCCTCGCCGAGTCCCATCAGCGCGAACACGCGCTTCTGGACGTCCTCGCGGTGGATACGGATCGAGCCGCCGCCGATCTCGTTGCCGTTGCAGACGAGGTCGTACGCGTAGGCGAGCGCGTTGCCCGGGTCCTGCTCGAACTTGTCGATCCACTCCGGGGTCGGCGAGGTGAACGCGTGGTGCACGGCGGTCCACTTGCCGGAGCCGACCGCGACGTCGTCGCCGATGTCCTCGACCGGCGCGAACAGCGGCGCGTCCACGACCCACACGAACGACCAGGCGTCCTCGTCGATCAGGCCGAGCTTGCGGCCGATCTCGTCGCGCGCGGCGCCGAGCAGCGGCTGCGCGGCGGAAATCTTGCCCGCGGCGAAGAAGATGCAGTCGCCGGGCTTCGCGCCCGCGGCTTCCGCGACGTTCGCGCGCTCGGTCTCGGAAAGGTTCTTGGCGACCGGGCCGCCGAGCGTGCCGTCCTCGTTGACCAGGACGTACGCCAGGCCCTTCGCGCCGCGCTGCTTCGCCCACTCCTGCCAGGCGTCGAGCTGACGGCGCGGCTGCGAAGCCCCGCCCGCCATGACGACCGCGCCCACGTACGGAGCCTGGAACACGCGGAACGGCGTGTCGGCGAAGAAGTCGGTGAGCTCGGTGATCTCGAGGTCGAAGCGCAGGTCCGGCTTGTCGGAGCCGTACTTGGCCATCGACTCGCGGTAGGTGATCCGCGGGATCGGGGTGGCGATCTCGTGGCCGATCAGCTTCCAGAGCGACTTCACGATGGCTTCGCCGACCGCGATGACGTCGTCCTGCTCGACGAAGCTCATCTCGATGTCGAGCTGGGTGAACTCGGGCTGCCGGTCGGCGCGGAAGTCCTCGTCGCGGTAGCAGCGGGCGATCTGGAAATAGCGTTCCATGCCGCCGACCATGAGCAGCTGCTTGAACAGCTGCGGCGACTGCGGGAGCGCGTACCAGGAGCCGGGCTTGAGCCGCGCGGGCACGAGGAAGTCGCGGGCGCCTTCCGGGGTGGAGCGGGTCATCGTCGGCGTCTCGATCTCGACGAAGTCCTGCCCGTGCAGCACCTCGCGCGCGACGCGGCTGACCTCGCTGCGCAGCCGGATCGCGGCCGCCGGGCCGCTGCGGCGCAGGTCGAGGTAGCGGTACTTGAGCCGGACCTCCTCGCCGACGTCGACCCGGTCGTCGATCGGGAACGGCAGCGGAGCGGCCTCGGACAGCACTTCCAGCTCGGTGGCGAGGACCTCGATCTCGCCGGTGGCGATGTCCGGGTTCGCGTTGCCCTCGGGCCGCCGCGACACCTCGCCGACGACCTTCACGCAGAACTCGGAGCGCAGCGCGTGCGCGCGCTCGGCCATCTCGCCCTCGCGGAACACGACCTGCGCGACGCCGCTGGCGTCCCGGAGATCGATGAAGATGACTCCGCCGTGATCGCGCCGCCGCGCCACCCAGCCGGTGAGGGTGACGGTCTGACCGGCCTGCCCGGCACGCAGAGTGCCGGCTTGATGAGTGCGGAGCACTGCGACTGCTCTCCCTAGGTCCACGAGTTCGGGTGCGGCGGCGTTTTCGGTTGTTCGGCCGAGCACGCATTTCGCCGGATACAGAGGCTAACGAACCCGGTGACGGGGGGCGCGGGCAGGTTTGGGTCGGGGTGGCTGGGCGGGCTCGGGCTGGTGGGTGTGGTGGGGCGGAAGTGGCGGGTGGTGCCGAGGGGTGGCTCAGCTGCGCGGCGGGGACAGCGTCCGGTTCAGGCGGCGGACCGGGCAGCCGAAGCGGCTCGGCGAGCGGGACAAGCAGGACTGGAGTGGCGGGCGGGTGCGAGCGGTGACGCGGGCTAGCTCGGGCCGCGGGGCAGGCGCGGCGGCTGGTTCAGGGGCGGCGCGAACGCCCGGAGCTGAGGCCACGGCAGGTTCGGGCAGCGACACGCGCACGCGCGGGCCGCTGGAACGGAGCCAGGTTCGGGCGGCGGTTCGGGCTCTCCGCTTTGGGTTCCACGGCATATCTGCTGGGGAGGTGCGCGGCTCCGCTCGTACCCAAGGATGGGCGCGCCGCGCCGTTCGCCACGATCCGCAGGCGGCAGCCCCCCGGGCCCGACGCCCACGCCAAAGCAGGGTTCGGCACGTCAGCCCGCCTCGCCGCATGGATCGCGGTGCGGTCGCCCGGTCGCCCGCGTCACGGGATTGCCGTCCGGCCCGGGCAGCGGGCAGGCTCGTCGCCCCAAGCAGCGGTCGCCCCAAGCGGCAGTCGCGCGGTCCGGCT
Encoded here:
- a CDS encoding DUF389 domain-containing protein translates to MLHLRAICPPERTDETLELLRTHPGAAHLIVHRGASVSPEGDLIEADIAREAADDIVDALCTLGLDRSGGITMESLDTALSDAADAAEEAAPGEGADAVVWQELLGRTGEESRWNATFQAFLAIACLLAAVGVLTDSSVTIVGAMVVGPEFGPLAAIAVGVVLGRWDLVRRAGVALALGFPVSMAITLLGVLLGSTAGLFDPHAIVNNHQVDFVYQVGPASFVVALLAGAAGMLAMTSAKSAALVGVFISVTTVPAAGYAMVAAVAGRWDRAGFSVLQLLVNLFGIVLAAAIVLIVRRRKQRSAALLRPLSRG
- a CDS encoding metallophosphoesterase; translated protein: MVSSVAVLSDIHGVLPALDAVLAEPDVQAADLVVLCGDLAAGPLPRQTLDRLVSLGDHAVWVRGNADRELVTLASGGPTKIPDPIGPWAATQLRPDQVALLAGLPLTVTLEIDGLGEVLFCHATPRDDEEVALVDSPLSRWAEVLDGVTAETVVCGHTHMPFLRLADRCRIVNPGSVGMPYGTTGAHWARLGPGVELRRTAYDAEAVCRDLAETSEYPGIQDWNDYFVRNPASDAEALRVFSPRARGTSAT
- a CDS encoding DUF948 domain-containing protein — translated: MSAGQIAALIAAGAFVLLVLLLAIPLLKLGRTLDEATIAIRKAHENSDPILIGANETITHVNTQLERVDGITANAQAVSGNVSALSSVFTATLGGPLVKTAALSYGISKAIRARRKRQEAKAQRPARRGKK
- a CDS encoding NAD(P)-dependent oxidoreductase, producing MTTVAFLGTGIMGRPMAANLARAGVSVRAWNRTLAKAEPLAAEGVTVVETPGEAVKGADFLVTMLADGPAVAEVFRGLSLEPGTIWLQTSTVGVEWADRLAEASVAAGVPFVDCPVMGTKGPAEQGQLQVLAAGPDNVHDGAAEVFDAIGSKTRWLGTEPGTATRLKLVMNAWILALTNGTGESLALARVLGVDPQLFFDVMSGTGFDVPYARAKGPMMLSGEYPASFPASLAAKDARLVVEAAGHAIDVGGAAAALAHLESAVEAGHGEDDMAAVYEGIVKKGH
- a CDS encoding cupin; translation: MTLLTVWPDDQPGHVLLRTEDTGAIVAELGRVGAGFARFPVVEGSSEGDVLARYRGLVESRVGGGCSVDVPAGEPGLVERLGDAVEDRFFVRGAAVWYLHAGREVHAVLCEAGDVLTVPAGVRHWHDGGADLVTVRVLRAGVAGAGAGAGVGAGVVRALVPGEFPGFEELVAERVRGSVLSG
- a CDS encoding replication-associated recombination protein A → MAQDELFTVNPDAGPPPEPTGANPVEPQADPATSPLAVRMRPRTLDEVVGQQHLLREGAPLRRLVEGAAPASVLLYGPPGTGKTTLANLVSIATGRRFVAMSALSAGVKEVRGVIEEARRRRQYNTENTVLFIDEVHRFSKTQQDALLGAVEDRTVLLVAATTENPSFSVVSPLLSRSLVLQLRPLTDDDIVAVLERALTDERGLGGELTLTDEARAHLVRLAGGDARRALTALEAAADAASATENKTIDLAVVESTVDKAAVRYDRDGDQHYDVISAFIKSIRGSDVDAALHYLARMIEAGEDPRFLARRLVVHASEDVGLADPTALQAAVAAAHAVQFIGMPEGRLALAQATIHLATAPKSNAVVTAIDTALSDVRKGAIGTVPPHLRDGHYAGAKQLGNAQGYRYPHNVPEGVLAQQYPPDELVGRDYYEPTQRGGERTLAERVPRLRRTIRGERQV
- a CDS encoding SGNH/GDSL hydrolase family protein, producing MVLVVTVISVGVTPAAAREPVPERTPSLRQAERLAILGDSTAVGLGDPLPHRGGWRGVGPLVAQALGIDEAGYLNPSFTGARMACVRTEQLPLALAHKPDVALVVVGMNDTLRPDFNPDNIAADLTAIVRELTAVGTTVLPVRFHDHSKVFRLPPSLKRALSARVAELNEAIDRVVETEGIACLDLDALPGAYDLTVWSVDRLHPSELGHRLLAQGFTDLAAAAGYAIPEPVSLTCSGGVEPSAAGHFGWLVAKGVPWLWRRGREFLPYAAVIMWRSFRERVG
- a CDS encoding phosphotransferase, with product MTVDTSSAGDAGVRAEAGELAVAAAVAAGEAVLTRRFGSAITLVSPEHLSGSGPATVVRARVVSSSFALPRTLVVKHYPDPPEAGRVDPFAQEAVSYQLFTALAPDERMCPELLAHDGGHRVLVIEDLGRAPTLQDKLAARDSRAAERALLSWARSLGRLHASTASREADFNALLRRLGGPVRTDNDGLSGLVDDVEELLSELLDVPVPEAVRERLAEAVAQARSAAFRAFSPVELAPENNLVTGSGVRFLDFERGRVRTALVDASCLRLPFVSDPRAMALPAGMSEAMIAAWRAEIVDVWPSFADDVELARQLTVSEMLQVWQVTRDLLPRLDLSRHATPVSREAALVTWWRELARHAGYSRLTEVAEHSTRVAAALGARLGPHADLAFYPAFR